In Chloroflexota bacterium, the DNA window GGTGGTGGACCGCCGCGAGAAGGTCGTCAAGCAACTGGTGGGCGGCATCGGCGGCCTGATGAAGTCGTACAACGTCGAGGTCATCAAGGGCCACGGCCAGTTGACCGAGCGTGGCAAGGTCAAGGTCTCAGGCGCATCGGATGCGACGGTCAACGCCAAGAACGTGATCCTGGCGACGGGGTCGCTCCCGGCGAAGCTGCCGATACCCGGCGGCGATGGCCCTGGCGTCATCGACAGCGACGGCGCGCTGGCCCTGCGCGAGATCCCGAAGTCGATGCTGATCATCGGCGGCGGCGCGGTCGGCAGCGAGTGGGCCTGCGTGTTCGCGTCATTCGGCACAAAGGTGACGCTGGTCGAGATGCTGCCGACGCTCCTCCCGCTTGAGGATGAGGACATGGGCAAGACGCTGGCGCGCTCGCTGCAGCGCCAGGGCGTCACGGTCCACACCGAGGCGAAGCTCGAAGAGATCACGGTCGGCGACGATGGCCTGAGCGTCGGCACGCTGACGCTCAAGGACGGCAAGCAGGAGAAGGTCGCCGCCGAGAAGATCCTGGTCGGCGTGGGCCGCAAGCCGAACACGGCCAGCCTGGGGTTGGAGACTGTCGGCGTGGCGACCGACCGCCGGGGCTTCGTGCCGGTCGACGACTACCTTCGCACGAACGTCCCGAACGTCTACGCTATCGGTGACCTCAGCGGTCGGATGCTGCTGGCACACGTCGCCTCGCACCAGGGCGTGGCCGCTGTCGAGGCGATTGCCGGCAAGGGCCACCCGATGGACTACAAGGCCGTCCCGGCCTGTACGTACACCCATCCCGAGGTCGCCTCGGTCGGCCTTTCCGAGAAGAAGGCGCGCGAGGCCGGCTACGACGTGCGGATCGGGCGCTTCCCGTTCGTCGCCAGCGGCCGGGCGATGACCTACGGCGAGACGGACGGCATGGTCAAGGTCGTGGCCGACGCCAAATACGGCGAACTGCTGGGCATGCACGTCATCGGCCCCCAGGCCAGTGA includes these proteins:
- the lpdA gene encoding dihydrolipoyl dehydrogenase, whose translation is MVSEHNVDVCIIGTGPGGYVAAVRASQLGLKVAVVEREELGGVCLNRGCIPTKAMLRSAEVLTTMRHSADYGISADNITVDFGKVVDRREKVVKQLVGGIGGLMKSYNVEVIKGHGQLTERGKVKVSGASDATVNAKNVILATGSLPAKLPIPGGDGPGVIDSDGALALREIPKSMLIIGGGAVGSEWACVFASFGTKVTLVEMLPTLLPLEDEDMGKTLARSLQRQGVTVHTEAKLEEITVGDDGLSVGTLTLKDGKQEKVAAEKILVGVGRKPNTASLGLETVGVATDRRGFVPVDDYLRTNVPNVYAIGDLSGRMLLAHVASHQGVAAVEAIAGKGHPMDYKAVPACTYTHPEVASVGLSEKKAREAGYDVRIGRFPFVASGRAMTYGETDGMVKVVADAKYGELLGMHVIGPQASELIPEATLGIRLEATLEDIMGTIHAHPTLAEAIGEAAWAAAGGALNLPKPRERA